The Geothermobacter hydrogeniphilus genome segment CCGCCTATCTGACAGTTCGCAATGGTGGCAAGAGCGGGGTCGAAGTTGCCAGGGAGATCGGCAGCTCGGACGTAGCCGTAGAGTCCATGGAAAAAGCGGCACAAAAAGGTCCGAAAGGATTGGCCTGGCTGAGAAAAGGCGGGAAGGGTCGGAAATATGTCCTGAAAACCCGCTGGACGGCGCGCCTGTTGAAGAACCTCTGGCTGTACCGGGTACAGATGCTGCTGAAGATGCTCGCCAAAGCTTTTCCCGCACTTTGCTGGGCGTTGGCATTTATGTGCCTTGCCTTCTCAGGACTTTTTTTCTATCGAGGTTGGCGGCAGTGGAATAGGGCTTACGTAAGAACCTGATTTCCACTATCAAGTGTCCAGGCGTTGAAAGGAAGCATGATGGAACAAGTATCGAAAGTTCTTGCCAACACCACAACGGTTGAATCTCCATCGGGCCTCCGGTCAATCAATCTCTGCCTCGGTGATATCTGCTCCTCAGACGATGAAGTCGTTGCCATCTCAAGCCATGCTGATCCTTTCAACTCGTTGACCGGGATGGTTGTAAGTTCCTTCATTGCTCGATTGAATGTCGACTTTAAGATCCTTTATCCTCTGCTCACCCTCCCAGGACACTCCTCCGTCGGTACCTTTCAAGTGGCAAGCCCCCTAGGGAAATTCCCTGGGAAGGCACTGTTTGTCGTGCGGGTTCCTGGTGTGGAAACCATAAGGGATTTTGCCGTAGATCCTCTGGAGGTCTATGACGATGTGGTCTGGACACTTTTTGGTTCTCTTGCGGCCCTCGAGCAGAAAGACGTGGTCTTCTCCAGCCTGGCATTGCCTCTCCTTGCCGGGCGGCGAGGCTACCCGGGACAGAAGATTATGGAGATACTCCTGAAGCGTGCTACGACCTGGCTCAAAACATCCCGCAACATGAAAGATGTCAATTTCTATCTCTATGAAGAATCCTCTCTCGGGAACTGGAACGAAGCGATGAACCAGGCCTTGGGCCGCAAGGCCATCGACTCGGCGAAGGGCAGCGTCGTTCAGGCATTAAGGGAAGAGATCCTTGTGTTGTTGAAAGGGTGTTCCAAGTTCAATCAGGGAGAAATGGCTGCCCATATTGCGCCGATACTGACAGCCTTGCAGGACAAGAAGATCTACCTGCAGCTGGTTTCAACCCTGGGGCGCAAGCTGGTCGAGGTAATTGTCGGCCGGATCATTTCTGAGCGCTCGCTTGTGAATAAAGGACAACTTGTCCATAACATCACCATGCTGAACTACGAGCAGGTGGTTGCCCCCTGGATCACAAGCCACTTCCATGCATTGCGGGTGTTTGGCAATGAAGCTGTACACGCAAAGAACGAGGTCAGATATAAACCTAAGGAGCTGCGGGATGAGGATCTGGTTGCGGTGCTGACAAGCCTGAGAAGTGTGGTGCAGTTTTATGCGGAGTGGTGAAATCAGGGACTTGGTCCAAATAGTTTTTTTGCGTCAGGTTATGGCTGGCGTTAGCCACATAAGGAAGAGAAAAATGAAAAATACAATACACATCGCGCTGGCAATTGTTTTAATCTCGACTGTTTTTTTACAAACCGTTTTCGCTCAAGGGGCGGGGCTAGAGTGGGACTTATTAAATCAGGAGGTCCTTAAGCTATACCAGGAAGGAAACTACGACAAAGCTATTCTTGTTGCTGAACACGCACTCAAGATAGCGAAAGAAAATGTTGGTCCCGACCATCCCGATGCGGCCAAGAGCCTGAACAACCTAGCCTTCCTCTATTACACCCAAGGCCACTACGCCAAGGCCGAGCCGCTCTATAAGCGTTCGCTGTCGATTAAGGAAAAAACCCTTGGTCCCGACCATCCCGGTGTGGCCAAGAGCCTGAACAACCTAGCCGAACTTTATCGAGTCCAAGGTCGCTACGCCAAGGCCGAGGCGCTCTACAAGCGCTCGCTGGCGATTATAGAAAAAGCCCTTGGCCCCGACCATCCCGATGTGGCCAAGAGCCTAAACAACCTAGCCGAACTTTATCGAGTCCAAGGTCGCTACGCCAAGGCCGAGGCGCTCTACAAGCGCTCGCTGGCGATTATAGAAAAAGCCCTTGGCCCCGACCATCCCGATGTGGCCAAGAGCCTAAACAACCTAGCCGAACTTTATCGAGTCCAAGGTCGCTACGCCAAGGCCGAGGCGCTCTACAAGCGCTCGCTGGCGATTAAGGAAAAAGCTCTTGGCCCCGACCATCCCGGTGTGGCCAAGAGCCTGAACAACCTGGCCCTCCTCTACTACGCCCAAGGCCACTATGCCAAGGCTGAGCCACTCTACAAGCGCTCGCTGGCGATTATGGAAAAAGCCCTTGGCCCCGACCATCCCGATGTGGCCAAGAGCCTGAACAACCTGGCCTTCCTCTATTACACCCAAGGCCACTACGCCAAGGCCGAGTCGCTCTATAAGCATTCGCTGGCGATTAAGGAGAAAGCCCTTGGTCCCGACCATCCCGGTGTGGCCAAGAGTCTTGAAAATTTGGCTGCTTTATATCGAGCAACCGATAGAACAAGAGAAGCACAGCAGTTAGAAAATCGTGCTGCAAAAATACGAAACATTAAGCGGTAGTAATTGGTTGGCAACAGAGTTCTGCGCATGTTCCAGGAACCGGCCAGCCGCGTCACCAACGGCGCTACGAAAGAAGCTTGAGAACACTCTTGATTTTGTCTCGATCCAGATCCCCGGCATTAGTAAATTCGCTGAATAGGTAACTGATGGCTTTTCCCTTGTCGCTGTGGCTTAAGGAAGCTCCACTGCACTGCAGCTCTTCTTCAAGCGCAGTGACAGTATCGGCCAGCAGTTGCATATCGTATTTTTCTCCCCCTCCCGCCAGGAACCAATCGACCGTCTTGTTTGTCTCTCTTGATGCCTGGATTAGATATTTGTAGGGGACGGACTCCGTCTTTTTCCATTTCCAGAGCACTCCCCTTTTTATATTCATCTTTTCCGTGAGTTCACCTTCGTTTTTGGCCTGGTAGGCATCGAGTAAGCGCATGATGACGGTAGCTGCTCCAACACCGGCAGCGACCGTCCCTGCAACGGCCGGAAGCACCGGAGCCGTCACGCAGGCCGCCAAGACCAGGTGTGAAAATGCCTTTCTGGAACGATCTTCCAGGGTTCTTTTAGGAGGGGTGTCGCCCAGCCCCAGAACCTCTGGGTCGATTCCAAATTCATGCACCGCTAGTTTTAAAAGAGTTTTTGTCGGCTCACAGCGTTTCTTTTCAATCGCAGAAACCTGCTGGGCGCTGATGCCTAAAATGTCTCCCCACTCTCCCTGGGTCATGCCGAGGGTTTGCCGGGTCGCTATGAGTATGTCTCGAGGGTCAGTCATTATTATATCAATAAAAAAAAGAAAAAAGGTTGAAATGGTATCCTGATTATCTCATAATATCCAAAATACATGACCCTGGGCAAGGTTTTATGCCTAGGCCTCCAATAGAGCAGTCAGCCGGGGGACAAGATGGACGATGCAAGCATCTATATCTCTTTGGATTTGGGCGAGGGGAAAAGCCCCCGGGCCATTGCGGGTCTAGGAAAGGCTCTCCTCAATGGATTCGAACAAATTGTTGAAAACCTGCCTATTGCCGCCGAGTCGATGGTGTCACCAGGGGCCGATGTCCTTGAAGCAAAAAGTGGTGTGACAAAGCTCATCATCCTGATGAACGAATTCCGTGCTATCCCTGTCGATCCTCGTAAAAGAATATTTGACAGTGCAGCGGCCAGTGAATTTGTCATTAAAATGTTAAATTGTTACGTTAAGCATCTTCACGTGTCTTTGAAGTTGATGGAAATAGATCCAGAAGATTTTGATCCGTTGCTTGATGAAGTTGGTGAGAAGTTGTTGGACGCTATTGAGCAGTTTTTTTTAAATATAGGAAAGTATATAAATCAAGTTCCGATCAAAATATCAACTAAAGAAAATATTTTTCAAATTCCTGGCCCAGCAGACCCTTTCTGGAAAAAAATCATGATAAGCAAGCCTCGCATGGATTTGGCTGCTTTAGAGGAGCTTGCAGATGTAATGGAAGTTAGCTTGCGCAAGGTCGACGCAACCAATAAGAACTGCTGGACAGGAACCGTCAGTGAAGATAAGATTTGGAAACTCAAATTCTCTGAAAAAGCCCTTGATACTCAACTTGCGGCCATTTCACAGACTACGCTTGAGGTTTCGGGAGCCTTTTGGCAGGATGAATTTTGGATTTTTAAGATCTTGGATATTCAGTACCCCGAGGGGATAGATGTTGATTTGTCAGAGGCCGCTCAGCTTGTTTTGGAGTTAGAGCAGTAAGTGTTGGAACGGTATGGGGCTTTTTTAATCTGAAAATCCACAAGCGCCAGCACAAATCGCCAGCCGCCTGAAGCAATGGCTACTCGGCCCCCTCTTACACTTTGTCGTTCCTGTATGACTTTTAGAACCACCAACCCTTTGCCCGGGCCGAAATCCTTTTGTTTGACCTGTTCCTTGGGGATCCCAAGGGCCTCACTCCAAGTTTCAATGATCCTGTCTCTCTCCTCCACTGTTTGTGATCTGGAAATACGATAATGGGCCGCAAGGCGAATGCCTGAGAGATTCACCATCTCAAAAAGTTTCCTCAATTCACGTGCGTGCTCGATATTTCTGGAGACTAGCCCGCCGTGACTCACATCGTAAAGTTCAGCGAATACAGGAATAACTCTTCTCGCAAACATCATGCGACGACTTTTCAGGCCTTTCAGTCTTTCGTACATCAATTTAGCCATGGTCGCATCAGTTCCGGAGGGTGGTGACATAAGATATGAGTTGTTTTGAGCCGCCTTGAGGTAATCGCCAAGAGCCATTGCCCAGGGAGGCAGCCAGAAAATATCCTCAGCAGTTTTCTCATGCATGATCGGCGTGGGTGTGATGCTGTCCAATTTCAGTTTCCACTGACTCCCCCAACGTTGAACCTTGTTGTGGAGTTGGTTCTGGAATATTGCCGAACGAGAAGGATTCTCGCGTTTGCACTTGAAAACGCCTTGTTTGGAAAGCCCTGCAAGTTGGCCCAACGCCTTGTTTGTTAGCTTTGGCAGGCAAATGTCCTGTCGTTTGAATACGGCAAGGAGCCAGTCGGTCAGGTGAATGTAACTACGGAAACTCATCCCGTACTCAGCGTGGCCAAGGAGCATGGCAATGGCGTGAAGTTTTCGTACCCCTTGCTGCTGGTTGTTGAGCAGGTCTTGTGCGAGCCTGGTACAGGCGTCGAGGCTGAACGACTCGTCCCGGAGTCCCGCCGGAAGGTTCTTTACGTTTAGATCTTTCGGCCAGACAAGTTTTAGCAGAGTGAACGTAGCAAAGGCATGACGGAACGAATGGAATGAGAGAGTTGTATCTCTCGTGACGGAGCGCAGGGCATGCACAACCGGGTCGAACAGGCGATGGGGCGGGATCAGACTGTCTCCGGTCTCCGGATGCTGGAGAAGTGGTTGGGTGTGGTCCAGTTCCTCGCGCTGCCGTTTCTTCAGCCAGTTGCTGACAATTGTCAGTTCATCTTCAGGAAGCAGAGCGTAAAGGGGAATACGCCGGTTGCCAGTGACTGATTTCGGGTCGCGAAAGCGGCCCGGTCTGATCCGGATCTCGGCCCGCACCAGGTCCTTGATGTCTGCAATCTGCAAACCGTGGATCTCGCTTCGCCTGAGACCGCAGCGGAATGCCAGGATAAGAACTACAAGGTAGATTTCTTCCCAGCGTCCCCGTCGGGAGCGATCAAAACCGAAGGATTTAAGGAGAACGCGGTACTCAGCGAAGGTGATGATGTTGGCCTTGACGCGTTTCGATGGCAGGCCGTGGCAAGCGAATATCTCATCGAAATCGACCTCGCTGATGTCGCCAAATTTGGCCGTTAGAAATCCATGGAACTGTTGCAGTCGCTCTGCCGTGCGGATCTTCTGGGCGGTGGTGTGCGGGTAGGAAAGAACGGTTTCGTAGAGGATTTCGAATTCAAGTCCGGTGAGGTCACGCAGCTCATCCGTGTCGATATTTTCCAGTACTCCGGTGGAGATGAGGGATAAATAGGTCGCGATTGAAGAAGGGGCGAGGGGTGAACCTTTCCGCAGTTCGAGGGGAGAGCTCGCCTTTTCGCAAAGACTGATACCCCATTCGAGGAGGAGGCGTGCCGCGGGCGTGAGATAGGGACAGCCGTGTCTGAGCACCGAATTGATGGCTTTGAGGGTTTTCGCGGTGGTGATTTTCTCCCAAGGGGACTGGTTGCTTTTTGAAAGTCCTGCAATGGCGCGGGCTGATTGACTGCGGTGTCTGATGAAGGACGTCAAACCGTCGATCAAGCGGATTGATTTTTCGACGTTCGCAGACGGTTGGGTCTCTTCTGCAACTCTTTTGTGTTTTCGCTGGCGGGCTGTTGTGTGCGGCAAGAAGGTCAACTCTTCGCGCGGTACCTCGCCGGTGAAAAACCTCTGCAGCGAACCTGGCGGCAGGGATGTGCAGGGAAGGTGCCCGGACTGATATTCGACGAGAAAACCGGGCAGGACATCGATGTCGCGGCTGGAGGCTATCTCGGATAGAGAGTGTACCAAATGTTTGCCTGGAGGTTTTTTCCAGCCAATGTATTCAACTGCGGCCTTGAGGAGTGCTTCCGGGAACTTGCTTTTTGCTTTTTCATGTTCGTCTGGAAAGTGCTGGCGCCAGTTAAGCATCAGCAGTTCGGTGACCGGGTCCGCAATCCAGGTCCGGTTGAGATTCCAGCTTGTCATGCGGTGCGAGCGTTTTCGTTTGGGTGCGTCCTGTGGACGCCACTCCAGGTGGAGCCACAGCCAGTCGTCCCATATGTTGGGGGGGTTGGCCAAAGAGCGCAGCCATGCGTTCAGCCAGCGTTTCTGATGGAGTCCGCCGTAAAGAATCGCGGATAGCAGAAGAAGGCCGATGCGCTGGGTTGTGGAACTCCCTTCCCAGAGAGACTCCAGTCGGCTTAGGAATAAATCTTCTATTCTTTGGAACTCTTGAGCAGTTTCGACCGAGTCAGGGGTATATAGAGAAGGGGTGTCGCGGATATTGTGGTGATGGTCGGGGATTGGAACGTCCCAGCCCAGGGATCTTATCCCGGTAGTGAAACCGTCCGCCAGAATATTCATGGCTTTTCGAAACTGGCGGGGAAGTTCCCTCTTTATCGCTGCTTCGATTGTGGAAAATTCATTTTCCGAGATTGCCTGCTCTCGCTGCCCATCCCATATCGCGGGGGCTCGCTCGGTAAGGACTTTTTCGATAACTGCCCAGAGGTGCTTGTGGCCAGTTTTTCCTTTGCCAGGTTTGGGGGCTGATTTTTGATACAGACTCTTCCAGGGGGGCTTCATTAATCCCTCCCGAGACCGCGGACACTCGTCCATCCATCTTCTGTCATAAGGGTTATGAGAAAGTCTTCCATTGTTCTCTGGTAGTCCGAAGGGTTAAAGGCCGATGATTTTGACCATGGAGCCTGGCCTGCTTCTGCATGGCCAAGAAGGGCATCGACCGACTCGACCGGACAGCCGGCTTCCAGGAGATTCGATCGCAAATAGGGACGGGGCCAGTTGCCACGCACCTGGTAGCCAGTGATCTGGAAAATCTCGTTCCGTAAATCCTTAGGAGCCAGGAGGTGGGCATTCAGGTTGTCTGCAAGTGTAATATGTCTGGTTGAGTCGCCAGGAAGGTGACGGCCGAATGCTTTGATAAGTGTGGGCGATTTTGGGACGAGTTCGTTGTAAAGCAGGCGAACATGTTCAACCAGAAATTGTATCTGTTTCATCACGAAGGGAGGCAGCCAGGCGCGCCGGCTCGTAGAGTAGCTCCCCCCATCCTTGTCGCAGATGACGGCGAATGAGGTTGCGGCATTGATGCGCTGCCACGGCAGGGCGCAGTCTTTGACCGCACGCATGGCAACCGCCATGTTGATCATGCTTGATGAATAGGTGAGAAAGGTGCGGTGAAACTGTGGCAGCGTTGTCGGGTCTTCCAGGTACGCCTGGTAATCGTCTTCAATGCGGTTTTTCAGTTTTCCGATTATGTCTCTCACCACCTCTCTTCGTAACCGAAACGGTGTACCGAGATAGGTGCTTTGCTCCTCTTGTGTCGGATGGAATTTGAAGTTGGTGGGCGGGTCGCACGAGAGCCAGATGGCCTCAATCTGGCGGACTGCGTCGAGGTACTTTGCCTGCAGTGAGGCGACGGTAAAACTGCTGTAATGAAGCACGATGTCGGTCCGCTCTTCATGCTCGGAATCATCCGAAGAGTCTTGCTCTGGGGCCTTGGGGGCAGTCATTTCACCCAGTGCCAGTTGGGCCTGAGCCCTGTCCGAGCTGGGCAGTCGTTCGATCTGGAACGCCAGGTAGCGACTCAGGTTTGTAAGTGTGATTTCCGTGTCGTGCGTTTTTTTTAGTGTGCCGAGAAACTGTTGGCAGGCCGCCTTGGCTTGTGAAGGGGATAGTGTAAACATCTGTTGGGGCCCGTCCTGCCCGGAGAGCCGTTCCTCGACATAAGGGGAAAGTGTTTCGGATGTATGTAATGTGAGCGGAAGCCTGATCCATTTAATGGTTCGACAATATTGATGAAGGGTCTCCACGGCGGGAGGCATGATCGTTGGTCCAGGGGAAGGGAGATACCAGTACTTCTCTTCTTCATCCCAACAAAGGAACGCCTGGCCCCTGCCCACGTGAAGGGGACGGGTACGGGTGATGATGAAGTTTGTTGTTTCCTGCAAGGTGTTCCCGGTCAGCAATATGGCCAGGAGGAGCGCCTTGATTTCAGTGTCGGTTGGCGAGCGTGAGTCCTCGGATTTGCCGAGGAGAGAGTCAAGGAGAACGTAGAGATCGTTTTGGCTGATCTCGTTGAGGTCGATTGGGAGTCTTGCATTTCGCCTGATGATGGCGTTGCGTTTTCCTTTGGCCCTCTGCCTGCTCTTTTCAAGTTCAAATCTGTTGATGCGGTTTTTTCTGCGTTTGTTACCTCTTGCACTGGGCGCACGGGGCGGAAATTCCTCTGTCGGTTCAGTTGTCTCGATTTCATCTTCGCCCTCAGGGATGTCGTCCTTGGGGAGATGTCTTTCCCGGGGTTTCTTTATTTCAAGTGAAACTCGAAAAAATTGAAGCAGTTTGGGGAAGGATGGAATCTTGATGTCCGGTGAAAGTCCCTCGAGGAAGTGTAAATATTCCTTTGTTGGAATCGGTTCGGCGGGAAGCTGTAGCAGGGAATCAAGATATTGAAGTTCTGAAAGTTCCCTGATTGCGCGGCAGGCACCCTCAATAGTCGATTCACCAATTCGATGGTGCCTCCTGTCTCTTTGGAGGTGGCAGGTCAGGAATTGTGCAAGTAGAACCCGGTATCTACTATGAGAGTTCGGCGTGGGGTCTTTGGGCTTGTGCCCAAGGGCAGAATAAACCGGACATTTTTCATATATACCCTCCAGGTTGGAGTCAAGTGCCCTGGGGAAATTCGTGTAATAGGTATCCAGTTTCTGTTTGGAGGTGTTTGACAGGTTGGGGGCTTCTTCGACGATACGTTTCAGTAATTTGAGAACGGGTTGGCTGAATTGGCCGTCGGGAATTTTTACTGTGAGTGGAAGTATAGAGGAAAGATTCGCCAAAACATAGACAAGGCCGTGCAGGAGATCTGGGTTCTGAAAAAGCCATAAAAAAATCTGGAATTCTTTGGCCGAAATGCTTGTGGTCCTCTCCAGCCTTCTGATGAAACTTCGGGTTGTAGGAGAGAATTGTGGCCTCATGTTTTCTGCCTGTGTTTTTGCAGGGTGCGTTCCGCAATTTTGAGGCGTCGCGAGATGGTCCGTTGTGATTTGCCAAACAATGGGATGAGGTTTTCCAGGTTGAATCTCTTGACAAGGCTGAACGCTGACGGGATAGGCGAGGCTACGGAACCCTGCACCAGGTTGAGGATCTCAATTTGACGAGCGAAGGAAATGACGTCCTCAAGGGATGTTTTGGTCGGCAATACCCCTACTTGAATTTTGGTGTATTCAAGGCTGTTATTGCAGCACGCGCAGTATGTCCGCAATCCTGCAATTGCCATTTTTTTCCAGGTAAAGATAGGGTGGCTGTGGGCCAATAAGATGGCCGCCTCCGGGCTGAGCAGGTGCCCATCAGTGGTGACTGACGGAAGCTGATATCGAATTGAGGATAGGTCGAGCTTGTCCAGGTACTCGGCTGGAGGAGGGAGGATGTCGTCAAGGCGAATCTGAGTGTATGAGATCAGAATGGCCATGCATCAGCATAGCCCAAAACAGCCTAGTGTGCAAACATCAGTTCGTAGATTACTTTACTCTGTGCCCATCTTGATAAAAACAAAAATAAAAAATGCCTTTGTCATTGAGGCTGGAAAGGCTTTGCTAGGTCAGTTTTTATGCGGTTTTTGTCAGATATTGTGGGTAGGTGATTCGGGGGAGCACGAGGCAGATCGGCCAGGCGGCGGTGAGGCCGTCGCGGAGGACTGAATGATGTTGTTCAGCCGGCATGACAGGTCTCCCGTTCCCTGATTCGCTGGCCTTTGCCCGCCAGGATCACACCGCCGAGAATCAGTCCGCCGCCGGAAAAGAGCGCCGGGGTGACTGGTTCATTAAGGGCCAGGACACCGGTGACGACACCGACCAGCGGCAACAGGTAGAGCAGGTTGTTGACCGCGCTGGGACCGAGATTCGGGACCGCGCGGTTCCAGAAGTCGTAGCCGACAACCGAGCAGATGACGGTCAGGTAGGCGAAACCGAGCCAGGCGCCGCTGTTCGGAAAGGTCCAGGGCGTC includes the following:
- a CDS encoding helix-turn-helix transcriptional regulator → MTDPRDILIATRQTLGMTQGEWGDILGISAQQVSAIEKKRCEPTKTLLKLAVHEFGIDPEVLGLGDTPPKRTLEDRSRKAFSHLVLAACVTAPVLPAVAGTVAAGVGAATVIMRLLDAYQAKNEGELTEKMNIKRGVLWKWKKTESVPYKYLIQASRETNKTVDWFLAGGGEKYDMQLLADTVTALEEELQCSGASLSHSDKGKAISYLFSEFTNAGDLDRDKIKSVLKLLS
- a CDS encoding DUF4145 domain-containing protein encodes the protein MMEQVSKVLANTTTVESPSGLRSINLCLGDICSSDDEVVAISSHADPFNSLTGMVVSSFIARLNVDFKILYPLLTLPGHSSVGTFQVASPLGKFPGKALFVVRVPGVETIRDFAVDPLEVYDDVVWTLFGSLAALEQKDVVFSSLALPLLAGRRGYPGQKIMEILLKRATTWLKTSRNMKDVNFYLYEESSLGNWNEAMNQALGRKAIDSAKGSVVQALREEILVLLKGCSKFNQGEMAAHIAPILTALQDKKIYLQLVSTLGRKLVEVIVGRIISERSLVNKGQLVHNITMLNYEQVVAPWITSHFHALRVFGNEAVHAKNEVRYKPKELRDEDLVAVLTSLRSVVQFYAEW
- a CDS encoding site-specific integrase: MKPPWKSLYQKSAPKPGKGKTGHKHLWAVIEKVLTERAPAIWDGQREQAISENEFSTIEAAIKRELPRQFRKAMNILADGFTTGIRSLGWDVPIPDHHHNIRDTPSLYTPDSVETAQEFQRIEDLFLSRLESLWEGSSTTQRIGLLLLSAILYGGLHQKRWLNAWLRSLANPPNIWDDWLWLHLEWRPQDAPKRKRSHRMTSWNLNRTWIADPVTELLMLNWRQHFPDEHEKAKSKFPEALLKAAVEYIGWKKPPGKHLVHSLSEIASSRDIDVLPGFLVEYQSGHLPCTSLPPGSLQRFFTGEVPREELTFLPHTTARQRKHKRVAEETQPSANVEKSIRLIDGLTSFIRHRSQSARAIAGLSKSNQSPWEKITTAKTLKAINSVLRHGCPYLTPAARLLLEWGISLCEKASSPLELRKGSPLAPSSIATYLSLISTGVLENIDTDELRDLTGLEFEILYETVLSYPHTTAQKIRTAERLQQFHGFLTAKFGDISEVDFDEIFACHGLPSKRVKANIITFAEYRVLLKSFGFDRSRRGRWEEIYLVVLILAFRCGLRRSEIHGLQIADIKDLVRAEIRIRPGRFRDPKSVTGNRRIPLYALLPEDELTIVSNWLKKRQREELDHTQPLLQHPETGDSLIPPHRLFDPVVHALRSVTRDTTLSFHSFRHAFATFTLLKLVWPKDLNVKNLPAGLRDESFSLDACTRLAQDLLNNQQQGVRKLHAIAMLLGHAEYGMSFRSYIHLTDWLLAVFKRQDICLPKLTNKALGQLAGLSKQGVFKCKRENPSRSAIFQNQLHNKVQRWGSQWKLKLDSITPTPIMHEKTAEDIFWLPPWAMALGDYLKAAQNNSYLMSPPSGTDATMAKLMYERLKGLKSRRMMFARRVIPVFAELYDVSHGGLVSRNIEHARELRKLFEMVNLSGIRLAAHYRISRSQTVEERDRIIETWSEALGIPKEQVKQKDFGPGKGLVVLKVIQERQSVRGGRVAIASGGWRFVLALVDFQIKKAPYRSNTYCSNSKTS
- a CDS encoding tetratricopeptide repeat protein, which produces MKNTIHIALAIVLISTVFLQTVFAQGAGLEWDLLNQEVLKLYQEGNYDKAILVAEHALKIAKENVGPDHPDAAKSLNNLAFLYYTQGHYAKAEPLYKRSLSIKEKTLGPDHPGVAKSLNNLAELYRVQGRYAKAEALYKRSLAIIEKALGPDHPDVAKSLNNLAELYRVQGRYAKAEALYKRSLAIIEKALGPDHPDVAKSLNNLAELYRVQGRYAKAEALYKRSLAIKEKALGPDHPGVAKSLNNLALLYYAQGHYAKAEPLYKRSLAIMEKALGPDHPDVAKSLNNLAFLYYTQGHYAKAESLYKHSLAIKEKALGPDHPGVAKSLENLAALYRATDRTREAQQLENRAAKIRNIKR